The following are encoded in a window of Rhinoraja longicauda isolate Sanriku21f unplaced genomic scaffold, sRhiLon1.1 Scf000059, whole genome shotgun sequence genomic DNA:
- the LOC144612543 gene encoding liprin-beta-2-like isoform X4, which translates to MLQQELVSRTSVESQKLDLMEEVTSLKIKLAEIEKDQWENEDLHRNENLLRELQRLKPRVEQLEIEKIEYQQELDATKAEIQNLQEQLGIKDMEIERLQSQLSSRASVQSDGSDREDVYRKKLKDKHQEVQKLKVGLDSLLASNEEKDLRIEELSRLLAQCRMMKQVMLIVQGSSEQGHLENSEEELSVCSMTATPTLMGYAEETKPEMSPRVPSSLVELVPPPVEIEMRRAQLHPDRDMTAGNEIEAPMHWVQPRHSSASMEELNSSRTQKGKPYLDDSKYQTLPGKLLPSNHLANAEQFPQNPRLASGPTSTSEAPEDWESDAANLREAERSVDSTLSSPDRSPPSSTTEPDHFPSTSSENKKNKGLKKFLGKIRRTHSSSLQDADEATTEFKRGGLRATVGPCLTRSGEVSGLRIDPNTPFHQWTTDQVCTWLEDSGLGQYVALARQWVTSGKKLLTATPQEVEKELGIKHPLHRKKIQVLQKAVESGLSESAGKLNHIWVTRWLDDIGLPQYKDQFAESKVDGRVLQYLTVNDLLYLKVTSQLHHLSVKCAIHVLHVNKFHPSCLRRRPSDENHTTPSDVVQWSNHRVMEWLRAVDLAEYAPNLRGSGVHGGLVILEPRFNSETLALLLNIPPQKTLLRRHLTTHFNLLIGHDAQQEKRELIGSSNYLPLNTTAKVKPKRLSFSHFGNLRKKRLDECTDYICPMDSMQPAANGSRSSSVGHRVKNAVADRGLGRPGPLRSLD; encoded by the exons AACCTGCTCCGTGAATTACAGAGGCTGAAGCCCAGGGTGGAGCAGCTAGAAATTGAAAAGATAGAGTACCAGCAGGAACTGGATGCTACAAAG GCTGAAATCCAAAATCTTCAGGAACAGCTCGGCATAAAAGATATGGAAATTGAGCGGCTACAGAGCCAACTATCTTCTAGAGCTTCTGTGCAGAGTGATGGGTCAGACCGAG AGGACGTGTACAGGAAGAAGCTCAAAGACAAAC ACCAAGAGGTGCAGAAGCTAAAGGTTGGACTGGACTCCCTTCTGGCTTCCAATGAAGAGAAG GATCTGAGGATTGAGGAATTGAGTCGCCTGCTGGCCCAGTGCAGAATGATGAAGCAGGTGATGCTGATTGTCCAAG GATCTTCAGAACAAGGACACCTGGAGAACAGTGAAGAGGAGCTGAGCGTCTGTTCAATGACGGCAACCCCCACCCTAATGGGGTACGCTGAAGAAACGAAACCAGAG ATGTCACCCAGAGTCCCCTCGTCATTGGTGGAATTGGTTCCACCTCCTGTTGAGATCGAAATGAG ACGCGCCCAGCTTCACCCTGACAGAGACATGACTGCAGGCAATGAAATCGAGGCTCCAATGCATTG GGTACAACCAAGACATTCGTCTGCCAGCATGGAGGAGCTGAACAGTAGTCGTACGCAGAAG GGAAAGCCTTACTTGGATGACAGCAAGTACCAGACCCTCCCGGGAAAACTTCTGCCGTCCAATCACTTGGCTAACGCTGAGCAGTTCCCTCAGAACCCAAGGCTGGCTTCAGGCCCAACATCAACATCAGAAGCTCCTGAAGACTGGGAGAGCGACGCAGCCAATCTGA gagaggcagagagaagtGTCGACTCCACCCTTAGCTCACCTGACCGCtcacctccatcctccaccactgAGCCAGACCACTTCCCTTCGACTTCCTCCGAGAACAAAAAGAACAaaggactgaagaaattcctgggGAA AATACGCAGGACGCATTCGAGCTCACTCCAGGACGCTGACGAGGCCACAACAGAGTTCAAGAGAGGCGGTCTACGAGCGACCGTGGGTCCCTGTTTAACACGGTCTGGGGAGGTGTCTGGTCTGCGGAT AGATCCGAACACGCCTTTCCACCAGTGGACAACTGACCAGGTGTGCACTTGGCTCGAGGACTCTGGCCTCGGTCAGTACGTGGCGTTGGCCAGACAGTGGGTAAcgtctgggaagaaactattgacAGCAACACCTCAGGAGGTCGAGAAG GAGCTGGGAATCAAACACCCATTGCACAGGAAGAAGATCCaggtgctacagaaggcagtggagagtgggctGAGTGAGAGTGCAGGGAAGCTGAACCACATCTGGGTAACAC gttggctggatgacaTCGGCCTGCCTCAGTACAAGGACCAGTTCGCGGAGTCTAAGGTTGATGGCCGAGTGCTGCAGTACCTCACTGTG aatgacctcttgtaCCTGAAGGTTACCAGTCAGTTACATCACCTGAGCGTTAAGTGTGCCATTCATGTGCTCCATGTCAACAAGTTCCACCCAAGCTGCCTGCGACGTCGACCTTCTGATGAG AATCACACGACCCCTTCTGACGTGGTCCAGTGGTCCAACCACCGCGTAATGGAGTGGCTGAGGGCTGTCGATCTTGCGGAGTACGCGCCAAACCTCCGCGGGAGTGGAGTTCACGGTGGCCTTGTT ATATTGGAACCACGGTTCAACTCTGAAACGTTGGCTTTGCTACTCAATATCCCGCCTCAGAAGACCTTACTTCGACGGCACCTGACCACACACTTCAACCTGCTGATCGGACACGACGCTCAACAGGAAAAGAGAGAGCTAATCGGGTCCAGTAACTACCTACCCCTCAACACCACAGCCAAAGTGAAG CCAAAGAGACTCAGCTTCTCCCACTTTGGGAATCTGAGGAAGAAGAGGCTTGATGAATGCACCGACTACATTTGCCCGATGGACTCCATGCAGCCAGCGGCCAATGGGTCCCGGAGCAGCAGCGTGGGGCACCGAGTGAAGAATGCTGTGGCGGACAGGGGCCTGGGTCGGCCGGGCCCACTGAGGAGCCTGGACTGA
- the LOC144612543 gene encoding liprin-beta-2-like isoform X1, giving the protein MLQQELVSRTSVESQKLDLMEEVTSLKIKLAEIEKDQWENEDLHRNENLLRELQRLKPRVEQLEIEKIEYQQELDATKAEIQNLQEQLGIKDMEIERLQSQLSSRASVQSDGSDREDVYRKKLKDKHQEVQKLKVGLDSLLASNEEKDLRIEELSRLLAQCRMMKQVMLIVQGSSEQGHLENSEEELSVCSMTATPTLMGYAEETKPEMSPRVPSSLVELVPPPVEIEMRRAQLHPDRDMTAGNEIEAPMHWVQPRHSSASMEELNSSRTQKQLSVWENKEPAQSEGKPYLDDSKYQTLPGKLLPSNHLANAEQFPQNPRLASGPTSTSEAPEDWESDAANLREAERSVDSTLSSPDRSPPSSTTEPDHFPSTSSENKKNKGLKKFLGKIRRTHSSSLQDADEATTEFKRGGLRATVGPCLTRSGEVSGLRIDPNTPFHQWTTDQVCTWLEDSGLGQYVALARQWVTSGKKLLTATPQEVEKELGIKHPLHRKKIQVLQKAVESGLSESAGKLNHIWVTRWLDDIGLPQYKDQFAESKVDGRVLQYLTVNDLLYLKVTSQLHHLSVKCAIHVLHVNKFHPSCLRRRPSDENHTTPSDVVQWSNHRVMEWLRAVDLAEYAPNLRGSGVHGGLVILEPRFNSETLALLLNIPPQKTLLRRHLTTHFNLLIGHDAQQEKRELIGSSNYLPLNTTAKVKPKRLSFSHFGNLRKKRLDECTDYICPMDSMQPAANGSRSSSVGHRVKNAVADRGLGRPGPLRSLD; this is encoded by the exons AACCTGCTCCGTGAATTACAGAGGCTGAAGCCCAGGGTGGAGCAGCTAGAAATTGAAAAGATAGAGTACCAGCAGGAACTGGATGCTACAAAG GCTGAAATCCAAAATCTTCAGGAACAGCTCGGCATAAAAGATATGGAAATTGAGCGGCTACAGAGCCAACTATCTTCTAGAGCTTCTGTGCAGAGTGATGGGTCAGACCGAG AGGACGTGTACAGGAAGAAGCTCAAAGACAAAC ACCAAGAGGTGCAGAAGCTAAAGGTTGGACTGGACTCCCTTCTGGCTTCCAATGAAGAGAAG GATCTGAGGATTGAGGAATTGAGTCGCCTGCTGGCCCAGTGCAGAATGATGAAGCAGGTGATGCTGATTGTCCAAG GATCTTCAGAACAAGGACACCTGGAGAACAGTGAAGAGGAGCTGAGCGTCTGTTCAATGACGGCAACCCCCACCCTAATGGGGTACGCTGAAGAAACGAAACCAGAG ATGTCACCCAGAGTCCCCTCGTCATTGGTGGAATTGGTTCCACCTCCTGTTGAGATCGAAATGAG ACGCGCCCAGCTTCACCCTGACAGAGACATGACTGCAGGCAATGAAATCGAGGCTCCAATGCATTG GGTACAACCAAGACATTCGTCTGCCAGCATGGAGGAGCTGAACAGTAGTCGTACGCAGAAG CAGCTCTCAGTCTGGGAAAACAAAGAACCAGCACAGTCTGAG GGAAAGCCTTACTTGGATGACAGCAAGTACCAGACCCTCCCGGGAAAACTTCTGCCGTCCAATCACTTGGCTAACGCTGAGCAGTTCCCTCAGAACCCAAGGCTGGCTTCAGGCCCAACATCAACATCAGAAGCTCCTGAAGACTGGGAGAGCGACGCAGCCAATCTGA gagaggcagagagaagtGTCGACTCCACCCTTAGCTCACCTGACCGCtcacctccatcctccaccactgAGCCAGACCACTTCCCTTCGACTTCCTCCGAGAACAAAAAGAACAaaggactgaagaaattcctgggGAA AATACGCAGGACGCATTCGAGCTCACTCCAGGACGCTGACGAGGCCACAACAGAGTTCAAGAGAGGCGGTCTACGAGCGACCGTGGGTCCCTGTTTAACACGGTCTGGGGAGGTGTCTGGTCTGCGGAT AGATCCGAACACGCCTTTCCACCAGTGGACAACTGACCAGGTGTGCACTTGGCTCGAGGACTCTGGCCTCGGTCAGTACGTGGCGTTGGCCAGACAGTGGGTAAcgtctgggaagaaactattgacAGCAACACCTCAGGAGGTCGAGAAG GAGCTGGGAATCAAACACCCATTGCACAGGAAGAAGATCCaggtgctacagaaggcagtggagagtgggctGAGTGAGAGTGCAGGGAAGCTGAACCACATCTGGGTAACAC gttggctggatgacaTCGGCCTGCCTCAGTACAAGGACCAGTTCGCGGAGTCTAAGGTTGATGGCCGAGTGCTGCAGTACCTCACTGTG aatgacctcttgtaCCTGAAGGTTACCAGTCAGTTACATCACCTGAGCGTTAAGTGTGCCATTCATGTGCTCCATGTCAACAAGTTCCACCCAAGCTGCCTGCGACGTCGACCTTCTGATGAG AATCACACGACCCCTTCTGACGTGGTCCAGTGGTCCAACCACCGCGTAATGGAGTGGCTGAGGGCTGTCGATCTTGCGGAGTACGCGCCAAACCTCCGCGGGAGTGGAGTTCACGGTGGCCTTGTT ATATTGGAACCACGGTTCAACTCTGAAACGTTGGCTTTGCTACTCAATATCCCGCCTCAGAAGACCTTACTTCGACGGCACCTGACCACACACTTCAACCTGCTGATCGGACACGACGCTCAACAGGAAAAGAGAGAGCTAATCGGGTCCAGTAACTACCTACCCCTCAACACCACAGCCAAAGTGAAG CCAAAGAGACTCAGCTTCTCCCACTTTGGGAATCTGAGGAAGAAGAGGCTTGATGAATGCACCGACTACATTTGCCCGATGGACTCCATGCAGCCAGCGGCCAATGGGTCCCGGAGCAGCAGCGTGGGGCACCGAGTGAAGAATGCTGTGGCGGACAGGGGCCTGGGTCGGCCGGGCCCACTGAGGAGCCTGGACTGA
- the LOC144612543 gene encoding liprin-beta-2-like isoform X2, giving the protein MLQQELVSRTSVESQKLDLMEEVTSLKIKLAEIEKDQWENEDLHRNENLLRELQRLKPRVEQLEIEKIEYQQELDATKAEIQNLQEQLGIKDMEIERLQSQLSSRASVQSDGSDREDVYRKKLKDKHQEVQKLKVGLDSLLASNEEKDLRIEELSRLLAQCRMMKQVMLIVQGSSEQGHLENSEEELSVCSMTATPTLMGYAEETKPEMSPRVPSSLVELVPPPVEIEMRRAQLHPDRDMTAGNEIEAPMHWVQPRHSSASMEELNSSRTQKLSVWENKEPAQSEGKPYLDDSKYQTLPGKLLPSNHLANAEQFPQNPRLASGPTSTSEAPEDWESDAANLREAERSVDSTLSSPDRSPPSSTTEPDHFPSTSSENKKNKGLKKFLGKIRRTHSSSLQDADEATTEFKRGGLRATVGPCLTRSGEVSGLRIDPNTPFHQWTTDQVCTWLEDSGLGQYVALARQWVTSGKKLLTATPQEVEKELGIKHPLHRKKIQVLQKAVESGLSESAGKLNHIWVTRWLDDIGLPQYKDQFAESKVDGRVLQYLTVNDLLYLKVTSQLHHLSVKCAIHVLHVNKFHPSCLRRRPSDENHTTPSDVVQWSNHRVMEWLRAVDLAEYAPNLRGSGVHGGLVILEPRFNSETLALLLNIPPQKTLLRRHLTTHFNLLIGHDAQQEKRELIGSSNYLPLNTTAKVKPKRLSFSHFGNLRKKRLDECTDYICPMDSMQPAANGSRSSSVGHRVKNAVADRGLGRPGPLRSLD; this is encoded by the exons AACCTGCTCCGTGAATTACAGAGGCTGAAGCCCAGGGTGGAGCAGCTAGAAATTGAAAAGATAGAGTACCAGCAGGAACTGGATGCTACAAAG GCTGAAATCCAAAATCTTCAGGAACAGCTCGGCATAAAAGATATGGAAATTGAGCGGCTACAGAGCCAACTATCTTCTAGAGCTTCTGTGCAGAGTGATGGGTCAGACCGAG AGGACGTGTACAGGAAGAAGCTCAAAGACAAAC ACCAAGAGGTGCAGAAGCTAAAGGTTGGACTGGACTCCCTTCTGGCTTCCAATGAAGAGAAG GATCTGAGGATTGAGGAATTGAGTCGCCTGCTGGCCCAGTGCAGAATGATGAAGCAGGTGATGCTGATTGTCCAAG GATCTTCAGAACAAGGACACCTGGAGAACAGTGAAGAGGAGCTGAGCGTCTGTTCAATGACGGCAACCCCCACCCTAATGGGGTACGCTGAAGAAACGAAACCAGAG ATGTCACCCAGAGTCCCCTCGTCATTGGTGGAATTGGTTCCACCTCCTGTTGAGATCGAAATGAG ACGCGCCCAGCTTCACCCTGACAGAGACATGACTGCAGGCAATGAAATCGAGGCTCCAATGCATTG GGTACAACCAAGACATTCGTCTGCCAGCATGGAGGAGCTGAACAGTAGTCGTACGCAGAAG CTCTCAGTCTGGGAAAACAAAGAACCAGCACAGTCTGAG GGAAAGCCTTACTTGGATGACAGCAAGTACCAGACCCTCCCGGGAAAACTTCTGCCGTCCAATCACTTGGCTAACGCTGAGCAGTTCCCTCAGAACCCAAGGCTGGCTTCAGGCCCAACATCAACATCAGAAGCTCCTGAAGACTGGGAGAGCGACGCAGCCAATCTGA gagaggcagagagaagtGTCGACTCCACCCTTAGCTCACCTGACCGCtcacctccatcctccaccactgAGCCAGACCACTTCCCTTCGACTTCCTCCGAGAACAAAAAGAACAaaggactgaagaaattcctgggGAA AATACGCAGGACGCATTCGAGCTCACTCCAGGACGCTGACGAGGCCACAACAGAGTTCAAGAGAGGCGGTCTACGAGCGACCGTGGGTCCCTGTTTAACACGGTCTGGGGAGGTGTCTGGTCTGCGGAT AGATCCGAACACGCCTTTCCACCAGTGGACAACTGACCAGGTGTGCACTTGGCTCGAGGACTCTGGCCTCGGTCAGTACGTGGCGTTGGCCAGACAGTGGGTAAcgtctgggaagaaactattgacAGCAACACCTCAGGAGGTCGAGAAG GAGCTGGGAATCAAACACCCATTGCACAGGAAGAAGATCCaggtgctacagaaggcagtggagagtgggctGAGTGAGAGTGCAGGGAAGCTGAACCACATCTGGGTAACAC gttggctggatgacaTCGGCCTGCCTCAGTACAAGGACCAGTTCGCGGAGTCTAAGGTTGATGGCCGAGTGCTGCAGTACCTCACTGTG aatgacctcttgtaCCTGAAGGTTACCAGTCAGTTACATCACCTGAGCGTTAAGTGTGCCATTCATGTGCTCCATGTCAACAAGTTCCACCCAAGCTGCCTGCGACGTCGACCTTCTGATGAG AATCACACGACCCCTTCTGACGTGGTCCAGTGGTCCAACCACCGCGTAATGGAGTGGCTGAGGGCTGTCGATCTTGCGGAGTACGCGCCAAACCTCCGCGGGAGTGGAGTTCACGGTGGCCTTGTT ATATTGGAACCACGGTTCAACTCTGAAACGTTGGCTTTGCTACTCAATATCCCGCCTCAGAAGACCTTACTTCGACGGCACCTGACCACACACTTCAACCTGCTGATCGGACACGACGCTCAACAGGAAAAGAGAGAGCTAATCGGGTCCAGTAACTACCTACCCCTCAACACCACAGCCAAAGTGAAG CCAAAGAGACTCAGCTTCTCCCACTTTGGGAATCTGAGGAAGAAGAGGCTTGATGAATGCACCGACTACATTTGCCCGATGGACTCCATGCAGCCAGCGGCCAATGGGTCCCGGAGCAGCAGCGTGGGGCACCGAGTGAAGAATGCTGTGGCGGACAGGGGCCTGGGTCGGCCGGGCCCACTGAGGAGCCTGGACTGA
- the LOC144612543 gene encoding liprin-beta-2-like isoform X5 produces the protein MLQQELVSRTSVESQKLDLMEEVTSLKIKLAEIEKDQWENEDLHRNEAEIQNLQEQLGIKDMEIERLQSQLSSRASVQSDGSDREDVYRKKLKDKHQEVQKLKVGLDSLLASNEEKDLRIEELSRLLAQCRMMKQVMLIVQGSSEQGHLENSEEELSVCSMTATPTLMGYAEETKPEMSPRVPSSLVELVPPPVEIEMRRAQLHPDRDMTAGNEIEAPMHWVQPRHSSASMEELNSSRTQKQLSVWENKEPAQSEGKPYLDDSKYQTLPGKLLPSNHLANAEQFPQNPRLASGPTSTSEAPEDWESDAANLREAERSVDSTLSSPDRSPPSSTTEPDHFPSTSSENKKNKGLKKFLGKIRRTHSSSLQDADEATTEFKRGGLRATVGPCLTRSGEVSGLRIDPNTPFHQWTTDQVCTWLEDSGLGQYVALARQWVTSGKKLLTATPQEVEKELGIKHPLHRKKIQVLQKAVESGLSESAGKLNHIWVTRWLDDIGLPQYKDQFAESKVDGRVLQYLTVNDLLYLKVTSQLHHLSVKCAIHVLHVNKFHPSCLRRRPSDENHTTPSDVVQWSNHRVMEWLRAVDLAEYAPNLRGSGVHGGLVILEPRFNSETLALLLNIPPQKTLLRRHLTTHFNLLIGHDAQQEKRELIGSSNYLPLNTTAKVKPKRLSFSHFGNLRKKRLDECTDYICPMDSMQPAANGSRSSSVGHRVKNAVADRGLGRPGPLRSLD, from the exons GCTGAAATCCAAAATCTTCAGGAACAGCTCGGCATAAAAGATATGGAAATTGAGCGGCTACAGAGCCAACTATCTTCTAGAGCTTCTGTGCAGAGTGATGGGTCAGACCGAG AGGACGTGTACAGGAAGAAGCTCAAAGACAAAC ACCAAGAGGTGCAGAAGCTAAAGGTTGGACTGGACTCCCTTCTGGCTTCCAATGAAGAGAAG GATCTGAGGATTGAGGAATTGAGTCGCCTGCTGGCCCAGTGCAGAATGATGAAGCAGGTGATGCTGATTGTCCAAG GATCTTCAGAACAAGGACACCTGGAGAACAGTGAAGAGGAGCTGAGCGTCTGTTCAATGACGGCAACCCCCACCCTAATGGGGTACGCTGAAGAAACGAAACCAGAG ATGTCACCCAGAGTCCCCTCGTCATTGGTGGAATTGGTTCCACCTCCTGTTGAGATCGAAATGAG ACGCGCCCAGCTTCACCCTGACAGAGACATGACTGCAGGCAATGAAATCGAGGCTCCAATGCATTG GGTACAACCAAGACATTCGTCTGCCAGCATGGAGGAGCTGAACAGTAGTCGTACGCAGAAG CAGCTCTCAGTCTGGGAAAACAAAGAACCAGCACAGTCTGAG GGAAAGCCTTACTTGGATGACAGCAAGTACCAGACCCTCCCGGGAAAACTTCTGCCGTCCAATCACTTGGCTAACGCTGAGCAGTTCCCTCAGAACCCAAGGCTGGCTTCAGGCCCAACATCAACATCAGAAGCTCCTGAAGACTGGGAGAGCGACGCAGCCAATCTGA gagaggcagagagaagtGTCGACTCCACCCTTAGCTCACCTGACCGCtcacctccatcctccaccactgAGCCAGACCACTTCCCTTCGACTTCCTCCGAGAACAAAAAGAACAaaggactgaagaaattcctgggGAA AATACGCAGGACGCATTCGAGCTCACTCCAGGACGCTGACGAGGCCACAACAGAGTTCAAGAGAGGCGGTCTACGAGCGACCGTGGGTCCCTGTTTAACACGGTCTGGGGAGGTGTCTGGTCTGCGGAT AGATCCGAACACGCCTTTCCACCAGTGGACAACTGACCAGGTGTGCACTTGGCTCGAGGACTCTGGCCTCGGTCAGTACGTGGCGTTGGCCAGACAGTGGGTAAcgtctgggaagaaactattgacAGCAACACCTCAGGAGGTCGAGAAG GAGCTGGGAATCAAACACCCATTGCACAGGAAGAAGATCCaggtgctacagaaggcagtggagagtgggctGAGTGAGAGTGCAGGGAAGCTGAACCACATCTGGGTAACAC gttggctggatgacaTCGGCCTGCCTCAGTACAAGGACCAGTTCGCGGAGTCTAAGGTTGATGGCCGAGTGCTGCAGTACCTCACTGTG aatgacctcttgtaCCTGAAGGTTACCAGTCAGTTACATCACCTGAGCGTTAAGTGTGCCATTCATGTGCTCCATGTCAACAAGTTCCACCCAAGCTGCCTGCGACGTCGACCTTCTGATGAG AATCACACGACCCCTTCTGACGTGGTCCAGTGGTCCAACCACCGCGTAATGGAGTGGCTGAGGGCTGTCGATCTTGCGGAGTACGCGCCAAACCTCCGCGGGAGTGGAGTTCACGGTGGCCTTGTT ATATTGGAACCACGGTTCAACTCTGAAACGTTGGCTTTGCTACTCAATATCCCGCCTCAGAAGACCTTACTTCGACGGCACCTGACCACACACTTCAACCTGCTGATCGGACACGACGCTCAACAGGAAAAGAGAGAGCTAATCGGGTCCAGTAACTACCTACCCCTCAACACCACAGCCAAAGTGAAG CCAAAGAGACTCAGCTTCTCCCACTTTGGGAATCTGAGGAAGAAGAGGCTTGATGAATGCACCGACTACATTTGCCCGATGGACTCCATGCAGCCAGCGGCCAATGGGTCCCGGAGCAGCAGCGTGGGGCACCGAGTGAAGAATGCTGTGGCGGACAGGGGCCTGGGTCGGCCGGGCCCACTGAGGAGCCTGGACTGA
- the LOC144612543 gene encoding liprin-beta-2-like isoform X3, with translation MLQQELVSRTSVESQKLDLMEEVTSLKIKLAEIEKDQWENEDLHRNENLLRELQRLKPRVEQLEIEKIEYQQELDATKAEIQNLQEQLGIKDMEIERLQSQLSSRASVQSDGSDRDQEVQKLKVGLDSLLASNEEKDLRIEELSRLLAQCRMMKQVMLIVQGSSEQGHLENSEEELSVCSMTATPTLMGYAEETKPEMSPRVPSSLVELVPPPVEIEMRRAQLHPDRDMTAGNEIEAPMHWVQPRHSSASMEELNSSRTQKQLSVWENKEPAQSEGKPYLDDSKYQTLPGKLLPSNHLANAEQFPQNPRLASGPTSTSEAPEDWESDAANLREAERSVDSTLSSPDRSPPSSTTEPDHFPSTSSENKKNKGLKKFLGKIRRTHSSSLQDADEATTEFKRGGLRATVGPCLTRSGEVSGLRIDPNTPFHQWTTDQVCTWLEDSGLGQYVALARQWVTSGKKLLTATPQEVEKELGIKHPLHRKKIQVLQKAVESGLSESAGKLNHIWVTRWLDDIGLPQYKDQFAESKVDGRVLQYLTVNDLLYLKVTSQLHHLSVKCAIHVLHVNKFHPSCLRRRPSDENHTTPSDVVQWSNHRVMEWLRAVDLAEYAPNLRGSGVHGGLVILEPRFNSETLALLLNIPPQKTLLRRHLTTHFNLLIGHDAQQEKRELIGSSNYLPLNTTAKVKPKRLSFSHFGNLRKKRLDECTDYICPMDSMQPAANGSRSSSVGHRVKNAVADRGLGRPGPLRSLD, from the exons AACCTGCTCCGTGAATTACAGAGGCTGAAGCCCAGGGTGGAGCAGCTAGAAATTGAAAAGATAGAGTACCAGCAGGAACTGGATGCTACAAAG GCTGAAATCCAAAATCTTCAGGAACAGCTCGGCATAAAAGATATGGAAATTGAGCGGCTACAGAGCCAACTATCTTCTAGAGCTTCTGTGCAGAGTGATGGGTCAGACCGAG ACCAAGAGGTGCAGAAGCTAAAGGTTGGACTGGACTCCCTTCTGGCTTCCAATGAAGAGAAG GATCTGAGGATTGAGGAATTGAGTCGCCTGCTGGCCCAGTGCAGAATGATGAAGCAGGTGATGCTGATTGTCCAAG GATCTTCAGAACAAGGACACCTGGAGAACAGTGAAGAGGAGCTGAGCGTCTGTTCAATGACGGCAACCCCCACCCTAATGGGGTACGCTGAAGAAACGAAACCAGAG ATGTCACCCAGAGTCCCCTCGTCATTGGTGGAATTGGTTCCACCTCCTGTTGAGATCGAAATGAG ACGCGCCCAGCTTCACCCTGACAGAGACATGACTGCAGGCAATGAAATCGAGGCTCCAATGCATTG GGTACAACCAAGACATTCGTCTGCCAGCATGGAGGAGCTGAACAGTAGTCGTACGCAGAAG CAGCTCTCAGTCTGGGAAAACAAAGAACCAGCACAGTCTGAG GGAAAGCCTTACTTGGATGACAGCAAGTACCAGACCCTCCCGGGAAAACTTCTGCCGTCCAATCACTTGGCTAACGCTGAGCAGTTCCCTCAGAACCCAAGGCTGGCTTCAGGCCCAACATCAACATCAGAAGCTCCTGAAGACTGGGAGAGCGACGCAGCCAATCTGA gagaggcagagagaagtGTCGACTCCACCCTTAGCTCACCTGACCGCtcacctccatcctccaccactgAGCCAGACCACTTCCCTTCGACTTCCTCCGAGAACAAAAAGAACAaaggactgaagaaattcctgggGAA AATACGCAGGACGCATTCGAGCTCACTCCAGGACGCTGACGAGGCCACAACAGAGTTCAAGAGAGGCGGTCTACGAGCGACCGTGGGTCCCTGTTTAACACGGTCTGGGGAGGTGTCTGGTCTGCGGAT AGATCCGAACACGCCTTTCCACCAGTGGACAACTGACCAGGTGTGCACTTGGCTCGAGGACTCTGGCCTCGGTCAGTACGTGGCGTTGGCCAGACAGTGGGTAAcgtctgggaagaaactattgacAGCAACACCTCAGGAGGTCGAGAAG GAGCTGGGAATCAAACACCCATTGCACAGGAAGAAGATCCaggtgctacagaaggcagtggagagtgggctGAGTGAGAGTGCAGGGAAGCTGAACCACATCTGGGTAACAC gttggctggatgacaTCGGCCTGCCTCAGTACAAGGACCAGTTCGCGGAGTCTAAGGTTGATGGCCGAGTGCTGCAGTACCTCACTGTG aatgacctcttgtaCCTGAAGGTTACCAGTCAGTTACATCACCTGAGCGTTAAGTGTGCCATTCATGTGCTCCATGTCAACAAGTTCCACCCAAGCTGCCTGCGACGTCGACCTTCTGATGAG AATCACACGACCCCTTCTGACGTGGTCCAGTGGTCCAACCACCGCGTAATGGAGTGGCTGAGGGCTGTCGATCTTGCGGAGTACGCGCCAAACCTCCGCGGGAGTGGAGTTCACGGTGGCCTTGTT ATATTGGAACCACGGTTCAACTCTGAAACGTTGGCTTTGCTACTCAATATCCCGCCTCAGAAGACCTTACTTCGACGGCACCTGACCACACACTTCAACCTGCTGATCGGACACGACGCTCAACAGGAAAAGAGAGAGCTAATCGGGTCCAGTAACTACCTACCCCTCAACACCACAGCCAAAGTGAAG CCAAAGAGACTCAGCTTCTCCCACTTTGGGAATCTGAGGAAGAAGAGGCTTGATGAATGCACCGACTACATTTGCCCGATGGACTCCATGCAGCCAGCGGCCAATGGGTCCCGGAGCAGCAGCGTGGGGCACCGAGTGAAGAATGCTGTGGCGGACAGGGGCCTGGGTCGGCCGGGCCCACTGAGGAGCCTGGACTGA